From one Dermatophagoides farinae isolate YC_2012a chromosome 5, ASM2471394v1, whole genome shotgun sequence genomic stretch:
- the LOC124500082 gene encoding uncharacterized protein LOC124500082, translating into MTSDSTKQPLIGFVHSKNSPIQQQSDNDSIAQKSSGKFYKEIIAQSSSSSISKASPSRCKTKSNRMIKFDCDACGRTVQAMNIHSHNLSIEHQFRANQFSEIDTSYAQYAHLNRPDNCGYQLLRKQGWSGRTGLGRQEQGRKFPLKAVEKQDRKGLGYEQTIDQSKEIQTSRQQSFERKDQILRRQNRERRLEIEFRRQFRDDGII; encoded by the coding sequence ATGACCAGTGATTCAACTAAACAGCCATTAATTGGCTTTGTTCATTCTAAAAATTCACCTATTCAACAGCAATCCGATAACGATTCAATAGCTCAAAAATCAAGTGGTAAATTTTACAAAGAGATCATtgctcaatcatcatcatcatcaatatcaaaagcatcaccatcaagatgtaaaacaaaatccaatcgaatgataaaatttgacTGTGATGCATGTGGACGAACTGTACAAGCaatgaatattcattcacataaTCTATCTATTGAACATCAATTCCGTGCGAATCAATTTAGCGAAATCGATACATCGTATGCACAATATGCCCATTTGAATCGACCAGATAATTGTGGCTATCAATTACTTCGTAAACAAGGTTGGTCTGGTCGAACAGGCCTTGGTCGACAAGAACAAGGTCGAAAATTTCCTTTGAAAGCTGTTGAAAAACAAGACCGCAAAGGATTAGGTTATGAACAAACGATTGATCAATCGAAAGAAATCCAAACAAGCAGACAACAATCATTTGAACGTAAAGATCAAATTCTACGACGGCAAAATCGAGAACGAAGActagaaattgaatttcgtcGTCAATTTCGTGATGATGGTATTATAtaa